The Sphaerisporangium siamense genome includes the window CCGACCACGCGCAGACCGGCCGCCGTGGCCTCCTTGGCCAAGGGCATGCCGACGTATCCCAGGCCGATGACCGCGAGATCGTATGCGCTCACGACACGCCCTGAGGAAGTCCGAAACAACGCTGCATGGTGGCAAAGGCTATCTCAAGTCCACGCAGATCACGTCTAATGCGCTTGAACGCATGGCGAAGTGCCACTTTCCGATCGTTCATGACAAGGAGTTCACCGCGCAAGCGTTCGATAGAGGTCCCGGTAGGTCTCCGCCACCCGGCCCCACGTACGCTTCGCGGCCACCTCGGCCCGGCCCGCCTCGCCCATCTCGGCCCGCCGCGCGGGGTCCTCCCGCAGCCCGGCCAGAGCCTTGGCGAGCTGCGCCGGATCACCCGGCGGCACGAGCAGTCCCGCGCCGTCCGAGCCGACCAGTTCGGCCAGCGCGGGCAGGTCGCTGAGCACGACCGGCTTGCCGAGCGCCATGGCCTCCACCGGCTTCAGCGGGGTGACCAGCCGGGTCACGCGCAGGTCGTCGCGCGGGCAGACGAAGATGTCGATGGCCGCCTGCGCCTGGAGCGCCTCCTCGGGGCCGACCCTGCCGGGCAGCACGGCCAGGTCGCCGAGACGCAGCTTCTCCGCCTGCGCCAGCAGCGCGGGCCGCTCGGCGCCGTCGCCCACGATCAGGACCCGCAGGGGCGTGCCCCCGTCGCGCAGCAGCGCGGCGGCCGAGAGCAGCGTCGCGAACCCCTCGTAGCCGACGATGCTGGACACCGACCCGACGACGATCTCACCCGGCGCGATGCCGTACGCGGCGCGGAAGGCGGCGCCGTCGTAGTCGGCGGTCAGCAGCGTGTCGTCCACGGCGTTCGGGGCGAGGAAGATGCGCTCCCTCGGCACGCCGCGCTCGACGATCTCGGCGGCCATGGTCTCGGCCAGCGTCACCACCGCGTCCGCCGAGCGCATGATGTGCGCCTCGCGCTCGCGCTGCAGCAGGTGCCGCTCGCTGCCGACCCTGGCGGCGTCGCGCGAGGCCCAGGTCTCCTCCAGGAACCCGCGCACCTCGTAGACCACCGGCGTGCCCGTGCGCTCGCGCGCGGCCAGCGCCACCGAGCCGTTGCGGTGGTCGGTCGCGGCGTGCAGCACCTGGGGCCGCAGCGTCCTGACCAGCTCGGTCACCTCGCCGGCGCCGCGGATCATGCGGCCGCGGCTCTCGAAGGGGACCTCGCCACTCGGCAGCAGGCGGTGGTAGGGGACGCCGTCGATCTCCTCGTACGACTCGGCGTCGGCGTGCCCCTGCAGCATGGGCCAGCCCCAGCTCGTCACCACGTGCGGGTCGAGGCCCGCGGCGCGCTGGGCGGTGACGATGCGGTGGGTGCGGACGGTGTACCCGGCCTGGGTGTAGGGCAGCGCGTTGGTGACGCAGTGCAGCACGCGGCCCTCGACGCGCTCGCCCACGATCGCCTTGGACTTGGGCGGGATCGGGTTCGGGCCGATCGCGGCCTTCTCACCCTCGTAGTAGGCGATGCGGCGGCGGATGAACGGCCAGCGGGCGTGCGGGCGCAGGACCTCGACGGCCTTGGTCATGCGGCCCTTCTCGAACTCCTCCTTGGCCGCCTCCAGCGGGCCGTCCGCCATGCGGCGCGCGATCTTGCGGGCCGTGACCTTGACGACGCGGGCCACCGGCCAGGCGACCCGGCCGACGGCGGGGCGCAGACGCGGCGGCATGGCGTCGGCCGCGGCCTGGGCCACGCGCATGGGGTCGGACTTGACCCTGGTGACCAGGACGCGGGAGACGATGACCGGATTGCGGACGAAGCCCTTGAGGAAGCCGCGCAGGCCGGCGCGAGCCGACTTGGGGGATACCTTCTCGGGCCGGCTGGCCTCGGAAACCACGCGGCGACCGTACCATAGGCAACGCTTGGCCCACCTGGGCGTAGTTGACCTGTATCCGGCTGAAAGGCGAGGTCAATGAGGGAAAATCCCCTCGTTTTGCATGTGCTGGGCGCTCGTCCCAACTTCGTCAAAGCGGCGCCCGTCGTGCGCGGCCTCACCGACCTCGGGATCCGGCAGGGCATCGTCCACACCGGTCAGCACTACGACGCCCTGATGTCGGACGTGTTCTTCGCCGACCTCGGCCTGCCCGAGCCGATCGCGAACCTCGGCGTCGGCTCCGGCAGCCACGCGCGCCAGACGGCCGCCCTGCTCGTCGGCCTGGAGGAGGTCGTGCTGGAGCACTCCCCCGACCTGGTCGTGGTGTACGGGGACGTCAACTCCACGCTGGCGGCGATCCTGGTCTGCGCCAAGCTGCACGTGCCCACGGCGCACGTCGAGGCGGGGCTGCGGTCCTTCGACCGCGAGATGCCCGAGGAGGTCAACAGGGTCGTCACCGACGCGCTCGCCGACATCCTGCTGGTGACAAGCCCGGACGGGCTCTCCCACCTCGCCCACGAGGGCGTCGCGCCGGGCAGGGCGCACCTGGTGGGCAACCCCATGATCGACAGCCTCTTCTCGGCGCTGCCGCTGCTGGACCCGGCGCCGGTGAAGGCGCGCCTCGGCCTGCCCGAGCGGTACGCCGTCGCCACCCTGCACCGCCCGGCCAACGTGGACGACCCGGAGGCGGCCCGCGAGCTGGTCGAGGCCGTCCTCGCGGTGGGCGAGCAGGTGCCGATCGTGGTGCCCCTGCACCCGCGCGGGCGCACCCGCCTGGCCCAGGCGGGCCTGGTGACCGGCGACAACCTCACGATCATCGACCCGCTCGGGTACGTCGAGTTCCTCTCGCTGGTGCGCGGCGCGGCGCTGGTCGTCACCGACTCCGGCGGCGTGCAGGAGGAGACGACCATGCTGGGCGTCCCCTGCCTGACCGTCCGCGCGAACACCGAGCGGCCCATCACGATCACGCACGGCACCAACCGCCTGGTCACCCCGGCCACGCTGCCCGCGGCGGCGTCCAAGGCCCTCGCCGACGGCGCGGCGACCCCGAGCGGCGACCTGCCGCCGCTGTGGGACGGCAAGGCGGGGCCGCGCATCGCCCGCGTGATCGAGGCGTGGCTGCGCGGCGACAACCTCTCGCCCGCCTCCCAGGGCGTCCCTCCCACCGCGTCCTGATCGGGGCATTCGACCGGAGACAACCATTTCCCCGCGGCGAACGTCGTACGATCGGACATTCCCGGGCACTTGCCAACGGACCGCGAGGCCCGGGAATGACGCGGAGTTCGGACCGAGGGGGCAAGTCAGGCCATGGCCGAGAGTGACCAGGTGAACCCGGACGAGCCGCGTTTCCACCGCCTCGGGGCGGCCAACTGGCTGCCGGAGGAGCGCAAGGTCGTCGAACGGTACGAGGAGCGCATCCGCGACCTGGAGCGCAGGCTCGCCACGGCGGAGGCGCGGGCCGAGTACGCCCAGTGGCAGCTCTCGGCGACCAAGGCGCAGCGCCCGTACCGCGTGAGCACGGCCCTGGCCGGCGCCAAGCGCCCCGCCAAGCTCGTCAAGCTCCCCCGCGACCTCTCCAAAGCGCTGAAGCCCAAGAAGGCGCCCAAGCCCCCGGCGACCGTCACCGCGAGCGCCGCGGCCATCGACGCCGCGCTCGCGCACGCCCCCGAGGTCAAGATCCCGAACCTGGCCTGGCCGGACGGCCCGGTGACCCGGCCGGACCTGAAGGTGGCCGTCATCCTGGACGACTTCTCCCGGATGGCGTTCAAGTACGAGTGGGACCAGATCGAGTTCGGTCTCAAGGACTGGCCGGAAATCTTCGCGGCCAAGCGCCCGGACATCCTGTTCTGCGAGTCGGCCTGGCACGGCAACCAGGGCCGCTGGCGCTACCAGATGACCGGGACCAACGCCCCCAAGCAGGAGCTTCGCGACCTCGTCGCCTGGTGCAAGGAGCAGGGCATCCCCACGGTCTTCTGGAACAAGGAGGACCCGCCCAACTTCGACTTCTTCATCGACACGGCCAAGCTGTTCGACCTCGTCTACACGTGCGACGGCGACATGCTGGCGAAGTATCGCGAAATATTGGGACACGACCGGGTGGACGTGCTGCAGTTCGCGGCGCAGCCGCGCGTGCACAACCCCGTCCAGACCAAGCAGGGCCGTCCCTACGACGTGGTGTTCGCCGGCATGTACTTCCGCGACAAGCACCCCGAGCGGCGCGAGCAGATGGAGACCGTGATCGCCCCGACGCGGGAGCTCGGCCTGCACATCTTCGCCCGCAACGAGAAGGCCGGCGACAAGTACGCCTGGCCCGACGAGTACCGCCCGCACATCGTCGGCGAGCTGCCGTACGAGCAGATGCTGGCCGCGTACAAGATGTACAAGGTCTTCCTGAACGTCAACTCCGTCATCGACTCGCCCACCATGTGCGCCCGGCGGGTGTTCGAGCTGTCCGCCTGCTCCACCACCGTGCTGTCGGGCTGGTCGCGCGCCATCGAGGAGACCTTCGGGCCGCTGATCCCCATCGCGCACACCCAGGAAGAGGCCTACAACCAGGCCCTCTACCTCATCAACAGCCCCGAGCTGCGGGCGCGGCAGAGCCACCTCGCCATGCGCGAGGTCTTCGACAAGCACCTCTTCTCCCACCGCGTCGACCAGATCCTCGGCGCGCTCGGCCGTCCGGTGCCGGCCCGGTCCCGGAGCGTCTCGGTCGTGCTGCCCACCAACCGCGCGGGCCAGCTCGAACACGCCATCGCGCAGGTCGCCCGCCAGCGGCACCGCGACCTGGAGCTGATCCTCGTCCTGCACGGCCTGGACATCGACCCCGCCGTGGTCCGCGACAAGGCGCTGGCCGCCGGGGTGCCCGCCGTCAAGGTGCTCACCGCCGCGTCCTCGCTCACGCTCGGCGAGGTGCTGAACGTCGGCATCGCCCAGGCCGAGGGCGACTACATCGCCAAGATGGACGACGACAACCTCTACGGCGCCCACTACCTGTCGGACCTGCTGCGCGCGTTCGACTACGCCGACGCCGAAATGGTGGGCAAGGGCGCCCACTACACCTATTTCCCCGCGACCAACACGACAGTGATGCGCCTGCCCGGCCTGGAGCACCGCTACGCCCACCTCGTGCAGGGCGCGACGATCCTCGCCACGGCGGCCCTGCTGCGGACCTACGCCTTCGAAGCGGTCAACGCGGGCGAGGACACGCGGCTGGTGCGGCGCCTGAAGGAGGACGGCGTCCGCATCTACTCGGCGGACCGCTTCAACTTCGTCTACATGCGCGGCGCCGACGCCTCGGCCCACACCTGGAAGGCGCAGGACTACAAGCTCACCAGAAACGCCCAGTTCTCCTTCGTCGGCCACCCCGATGCGCACGTGATGATCTAGGGCGGTCCCGCACCGGCCACGTCGACCATTGATGTCTCTTTGCCGGAACTTGACGTTCGTCAGATGATCCGGTTGATTTGCCTCAGTCCTGCGATCGATACCTCGGCAAAGGAGGTATGGGGGGTCTGACGCGGGATCAGTCCTGTTCTCATCTGCGCGGCCCATCGCCGCGCATGAAGGAGTGATCAAGTGTCGAGACTGCGCATCGTGGCGACTGTCGTCGCCCTGGCGGTGGCGGGGGTGCTGGCAGTGATCCTGCCGACGTCCCCGGCGTCCGCGGCGGCGTGTGCCACACCCTGGTCGTCCTCGCAGGTGTACACCGGCGGGATGATCGCGTCCTACAACAGCCACAACTGGCAGGCCAAGTGGTGGACGCAGAACGAGACGCCCGGCAACGCGGCCGTATGGGCCGACCAGGGCACCTGCACGGGCGGTGGCAACCCCACCCCGACGCCTTCGCCGACCGGTCCTACCGATTCGTGCCTGTTCCCGAACTGGGTCGCGGGCCGCAGCTACGTCACCGGCGACATCGTCAGGTACACCAACGGCCGGAACTACCGGGCCACGCACGACAACCCGGGCTACGACCCGACGATCAGCACCTGGTACTGGGCGCCCTACACCTGCACGGGTCCCACCCCGACGGCTACGCCGACGCCGACCCCGACCGGGCCCGCCGGAGCGTTCGTGGTCACCGAGGCCCAGTTCAACCAGATGTTCCCGAGCCGGAACTCGTTCTACACCTACAACGGGCTCGTGGCGGCGCTGCGCGCCTACCCCGCCTTCGCCAACACGGGAAGTGACACGGTCAAGAAGCAGGAGGCGGCCGCCTTCCTGGCCAACGTCAACCACGAGACCGGCGGGCTGGTCT containing:
- the wecB gene encoding non-hydrolyzing UDP-N-acetylglucosamine 2-epimerase, producing MRENPLVLHVLGARPNFVKAAPVVRGLTDLGIRQGIVHTGQHYDALMSDVFFADLGLPEPIANLGVGSGSHARQTAALLVGLEEVVLEHSPDLVVVYGDVNSTLAAILVCAKLHVPTAHVEAGLRSFDREMPEEVNRVVTDALADILLVTSPDGLSHLAHEGVAPGRAHLVGNPMIDSLFSALPLLDPAPVKARLGLPERYAVATLHRPANVDDPEAARELVEAVLAVGEQVPIVVPLHPRGRTRLAQAGLVTGDNLTIIDPLGYVEFLSLVRGAALVVTDSGGVQEETTMLGVPCLTVRANTERPITITHGTNRLVTPATLPAAASKALADGAATPSGDLPPLWDGKAGPRIARVIEAWLRGDNLSPASQGVPPTAS
- a CDS encoding glycosyltransferase family 4 protein, translated to MVSEASRPEKVSPKSARAGLRGFLKGFVRNPVIVSRVLVTRVKSDPMRVAQAAADAMPPRLRPAVGRVAWPVARVVKVTARKIARRMADGPLEAAKEEFEKGRMTKAVEVLRPHARWPFIRRRIAYYEGEKAAIGPNPIPPKSKAIVGERVEGRVLHCVTNALPYTQAGYTVRTHRIVTAQRAAGLDPHVVTSWGWPMLQGHADAESYEEIDGVPYHRLLPSGEVPFESRGRMIRGAGEVTELVRTLRPQVLHAATDHRNGSVALAARERTGTPVVYEVRGFLEETWASRDAARVGSERHLLQREREAHIMRSADAVVTLAETMAAEIVERGVPRERIFLAPNAVDDTLLTADYDGAAFRAAYGIAPGEIVVGSVSSIVGYEGFATLLSAAALLRDGGTPLRVLIVGDGAERPALLAQAEKLRLGDLAVLPGRVGPEEALQAQAAIDIFVCPRDDLRVTRLVTPLKPVEAMALGKPVVLSDLPALAELVGSDGAGLLVPPGDPAQLAKALAGLREDPARRAEMGEAGRAEVAAKRTWGRVAETYRDLYRTLAR
- a CDS encoding glycosyltransferase family protein, with translation MAESDQVNPDEPRFHRLGAANWLPEERKVVERYEERIRDLERRLATAEARAEYAQWQLSATKAQRPYRVSTALAGAKRPAKLVKLPRDLSKALKPKKAPKPPATVTASAAAIDAALAHAPEVKIPNLAWPDGPVTRPDLKVAVILDDFSRMAFKYEWDQIEFGLKDWPEIFAAKRPDILFCESAWHGNQGRWRYQMTGTNAPKQELRDLVAWCKEQGIPTVFWNKEDPPNFDFFIDTAKLFDLVYTCDGDMLAKYREILGHDRVDVLQFAAQPRVHNPVQTKQGRPYDVVFAGMYFRDKHPERREQMETVIAPTRELGLHIFARNEKAGDKYAWPDEYRPHIVGELPYEQMLAAYKMYKVFLNVNSVIDSPTMCARRVFELSACSTTVLSGWSRAIEETFGPLIPIAHTQEEAYNQALYLINSPELRARQSHLAMREVFDKHLFSHRVDQILGALGRPVPARSRSVSVVLPTNRAGQLEHAIAQVARQRHRDLELILVLHGLDIDPAVVRDKALAAGVPAVKVLTAASSLTLGEVLNVGIAQAEGDYIAKMDDDNLYGAHYLSDLLRAFDYADAEMVGKGAHYTYFPATNTTVMRLPGLEHRYAHLVQGATILATAALLRTYAFEAVNAGEDTRLVRRLKEDGVRIYSADRFNFVYMRGADASAHTWKAQDYKLTRNAQFSFVGHPDAHVMI
- a CDS encoding glycoside hydrolase family 19 protein, which translates into the protein MSRLRIVATVVALAVAGVLAVILPTSPASAAACATPWSSSQVYTGGMIASYNSHNWQAKWWTQNETPGNAAVWADQGTCTGGGNPTPTPSPTGPTDSCLFPNWVAGRSYVTGDIVRYTNGRNYRATHDNPGYDPTISTWYWAPYTCTGPTPTATPTPTPTGPAGAFVVTEAQFNQMFPSRNSFYTYNGLVAALRAYPAFANTGSDTVKKQEAAAFLANVNHETGGLVYIVEQNTANYPHYCDATQPYGCPAGQAAYYGRGPIQLSWNFNYKAAGDALGIDLLRNPNLVQTDASIAWQTGIWYWMTQNGPGTMTAHNAMVNGAGFGETIRSINGALECNGGNPAQVQSRINAYTRFAGILGVTPGNNLSC